The genomic stretch TATCTGCTGACTCTTTAGCTACTTTCGCAAGGCTATTTTGAACTGCTGGACTAATAGACCATGATACTGTACCCCATATGATAACAATAATATATAAACTAATGATTGAACTCGGTGCGAATGTTAGAGTTAAAATCGAAATAGCCAATAACCCTAAATTAAATACGATCGTTTTACTTCCACCAAATTTATCAGTAGACCAACCACCTAACCATCCACCTAAAATTCCTGCCATACCAAATACTAATAAAACAATACTAATCATGTTAGTAGATAATCCCATCGTTTTAATTAAATATGGAGTAAAGTAAGTGTAGATTGTAAAGTGTCCTGTTAACTGTAAAAATGAAATAAGTTGGATCGATAAAATACTTTTATTTTTAAGTGTCGCTACTTGCTTAATCAATGGGATCGTAGGCTGACCTTCAACTTTTGGTAAAAATTTATATATCCCTAACATAGACAGTAAACTTAATAAACCTACCAAAACAAATGTCATTCTCCAACCAAAATTTTCTCCAATTACTGTACCTAATGGAACACCAAAAACTAAAGAAGAACTGATTCCCATAAAAATAACTCCAATTGCCCTACCTCTAATTTCAGAAGAAACAATATTTGCTGCAGTCGTTATTGAAACAACGATTACGACTGAGCAGCTTGCTGCAAGAATTATACGTGCAATCAATAAAACAGCAAAATTTGGACTAACAATAGAAACAATATTTCCAAAGAAGAATACGGTTAATGCGATTAGCAGTAATTTTTTACGCTCCATTTTTGAAGTAATCGCGATAAAAACAGGAGCACCAAATGCAAAGACTACCGAGAAAATTGAAACCAATTGACCAACGGCTCCAACCGATACATGTAAATCCCCAGCAATCATTGACAGTAAACCGGTAATAATAAACTCAACAGTTCCCGCTACAAATGTTGCAATAGCTAATATATATATTCCTTTATGCATTATAAAACCCCTTAAATATGAACCACATAATATTTTTTGTCACATTATTTCATTATATAGATATAATTAAAAATGTCTATGTAAAAAAACGAACCTGGTTACGGTTCGTTTTAAAGTTGTTATACATATTCTTACCGATTAATAATCAAATTTTTGTAAAGGTTGGCTCCTAAGTTTGATTTCTACTACAGGGTGATCCCTTTATGAGTTAGATTTTTTCTTCTTTTTGCTGTCTTACTTACTCATGAGCCTTCCATGAATAACACTTTTGCTTCTTTTTGCTGTTTTATTTACTCATGAACCCCTTATGAGTTAAGAATCTTCATACTCCCTCTCTTTTTAACTCATAAACTCCGTATGCTCCTCACAAAAAAAAAGAGTGTCCCAATAAAATTTCGGGACACCGTCATGATTTAATCTTCAATATGGTCTTTTTTCGCTTTAACTATTTGTATGCTTTGGTCTTCATTATTTTCAACAAGATGTTGTAAGATGGATAATTTATTTGCCCAAAATTGTTCGTAATAGGATAACCATTGTTTGATTTCTAAAAATGCTTCTGGCTGAAGTTTGTATCTTCTTTCTCTGCCAACTTTTCTTCCACTTATTAGTTCAGCTTCTGAAAGAATATGGAGATGTTTTGCAATTGCTGTTCGACTCATTGGAAAATTACTTGATATTTCAGAGATAGGTAGTTCATTATTTGCTAATAATTTAAGTACTTCTCTTCTCGTAGGATCCGCTATCGCTTGAAAAACGTCATATTTTTGTGCAGAACTGGACACTAGTTTTCAACAACCTTTTTAAGTTTTTGAACTATACCTGTCCAACCACCATTCATATTGTCGCGGACAATAGCACTTTTTTGATTTGGTTTTGGAAGAATTTCATCTGCTGTTTTCCAGCCACTATGAATTAAAGTAAATTCTGTTTGTTCACCTAAATCTTTTAAAATAAATGATACTACCCATCCGTCAACATCCCAAGAAAATGATACTAGATTTGGTTCATCAATTTCTAATACTTTACAAGGAGATGCACCGAATGGTCCTTGCAAATGAAATTCATACCCAACTATTGGTTGAAAATCATTCGGCATAAACCAGGCTGCAATACCTTCAGAAGTTGATACTACCTGCCATACTTTTTGAATAGGTGCATTGTATATTAGTGTTTGTTTAATATCTTCTACTTGGTTTTGTACTCCCATATAGACCCTTCTTTCACATTAAATATAAAACCTTTTAGTTATATTTCAAATTATATATAACCATTTGGTTTCATGTCAATCACATTTTATATCCATATTTTTCTCTTTAGCTAACTAATTTTATTCCCTCTTCTAACCATCGTTATGAATTTTGCACGCTCAGTATGAAACTCATTTTCTTTTGTGAAGCTAAAATTTTCATATAGTCGAATTGCTCTTGAATTAAACTTTGCAACTGTTAATCTAAACGCGGAATGATTTGTTGAATCCTCGATATCTCCAAGAATAAATTTGAAAAATTGACTTCCAAACCCTTTCCCTGTTAAATCTGGTCTAACACCTAATCCGATATCAATCAATTTTTCGTTATATACATCAAACTCGTTTCCTTTTGGAACATGAGCTGCCTGTCCAGTGCAATAAAAACCTACTAGGTTCTCATTTTGGTCAATTATTACTTTATATTGATTGTTTAACAATTCATCTAATTCTTCTTTTCCCGACTTAATATTATAAAAATCGTATGGTGGTACATATCTCCAATTAACAATTTCAATTGCATAAGAAGCTGTCATTTCTCTAATAGATAACTGCATAATTTCCCCTCACTTTTTCAATTTAACCCATACAAATAAAAAGCATTACCCCATAAATTGGAGTAATGCTATACACTAATAGAGCATTTTTAATTATGAAACTGCTCTATGTCTTACAAAAAAGAATACACCGATATTCACTAAAAATATTCCTAAAAATGCTGCTAATAATAACTGAACGCCTGAAATTACACTCGCACTATCAGTAGCATGAAGTAACCACCAAATACTCGCAAATCCTAAGATGAAGAGATTAATATTAAATGCAATCGACATTGTAGCTAGTACATTTTTTGTTTTTCTTTGCATTTTAACCTCTAACCAGACTGATAAAATCAAGGAAACGAAAATAAAACCAAGGAACGCAATAAACTTTACATCCATTCTTATTCCTCCTAAATTTTATTTGGCAATTAACTCTATTAGGTTATTCTTTTGATTCGATATAAAAAAGGATTTTCCTTTCAAAAATAACAGTATTACAGTAAATAAGGACTAATACCCATAACTATTGCACTAGCCATTAGAATTGGATTAAAGAAATTAACTAAACCCAATTTCCAATCTAATTATTTTTCATATTTAGTCCAATTTGATCCTTTGATTTTATTTGAAAGATAAATAATTTTTTTCTTAACTCTTTGTGCTTCTGATCCTTTTAAATATAATGGTTGATAATTATTTCGACTAGTTACCGAGGAAATAGAAAATGGCACAACTTTGATTTCCTTTTGATTAGAGAGTACTCCATTAGTTAAATGAAATGTTTGTTGGAAAACAAATGTATCTTTATCTTTTGGATTTTTATTTCCACCAAACATAAAGTTTCCTAAACTATAGACGATAAATTTTCCTTTGTATTCTTCTATCCCTTGGACGACGTGCGGGTGGTGTCCAACAATTAGATTTGCTCCGTGGTCAATCGAATAATGTGCTAAATCCTTTTGAATACTATTTGGTACATAATCGCGTTCGATTCCCCAATGGAAATGAATAATGATGATTTTCACGCCATTTTTTCGTAAGTTTTGAATATCATTATTAATTTTAACTCTTAAATCAGGTGAATCATTCCACCCTTCATATCCGAGTGCAGCTACTTTCACACCTTTAATTGTGGTTACATATTCATTGTCATAACCAAAATAACCAATTTTTTGCTTCTTTAAAGTGTTTATTGTATCTTCATAGCCTTTTTGTAAATAATCATGAATATGGTTGTTAGCTAGATTAACCGCTTCAATACCACTTAGATTTAAAATTTTCGCATAAGCCGGTTTACCTTTAAAGCGAAACGTTTTTGATGCTCTTTTAGTAGCATTTGTAAATGTCGTTTCTAAATTAACAGTCGATAAATCATCATATTTAAATATATTATTTAAGCCTTTTGTAAAATACGCTAATCCATTTTTATTAGCTTCTGCTGGAAAAGAGTTTACATATTGAAAGTTCACATCTGATCCAAGCGTAAAGTCACCAGCTGCACTAATTTTAATCGTCGTTTCGACGTTTTGAGGTTTTGTTGTATTGTGATTTTCAGGCTTTTGAACAGGAGGTTTGATCTCCGGCTTTTTTATCGGTTTTGGAGCATTGCCTACGCTACTTTTATGATCGCTTTTTACTAAATTGTTTTCTTCTACATAAATTTTCTCATAAACATAATAGCTAAACACTGATATACATCCAAATAGTGCCAGCACCATAATCCAAACAATTACTTTGTTACTTTTTCTTTTCTCGGTGTTCTTAACCTTTCTACTCCTCATATGATTTTATTTCTCCTTTATATATATTTGCTAGAATTATAGGGAAAAAGTTCAGCTACTTGTTCGAACAAATATCTTGCCTATTTCTACGACCATTGAACGAATTTTTTAATAAAATGAAACTATGGAGATTTTTCTTCACAGTTGCCAATCTATACTTCCTTAATGTGTAAAAAAAGAGAAAGTGAGTAAAATCTCTCACTTTCTATAGAAGAAACTTTTGTCAATTCTTAGTTTTTCAAAGTTAATACATATGCTACAAACACATTTTTGTTATTTTTCATCATTACTTTAGAAACTAATAGTTCATTGCCTGTTGGACTCCAAGTAATTGGTCCTGCGATCTCATCTAAATCAGTCGATAATTGTGTTATCTTTCTAGATTTGACATCGATTACAAATAATCCTCTTTCTCCTTTATCTTCCGAAATAACGGAAAAAGCTAGCGTTTTAGAATTGGGGGACCAACCTGAACCAAAAATTTGCGTCCCCTTAGCTAATGAGGCAGTTTTTCGACCCTTTTCATCCGTAATAAATAACTCTCTTTTTGTCGGTGTAATTTTTCTAACAATCGCGTATTGCTTTTGATCAGGTGCTGGAATCACCCACTCGACATTTTGTTCACCATATTTTTTTCTAATTTCATTAACCTGATCTAAGCTCGGATTGATTTCTTTCACATGTCCAGTTAGATCAGCTGAATACATCTGACGAGATAAAGTTGAATAAATGATTGTATTATTATCGATCCATCGGCCTTCTGTTGCAAATGCAAAGATTGTATCTGGTTCTGACACTTTAACCTTTTCAGTTCCTTCAGAACTTATAATATAACCAGTTCCAGTATTTCCATCCTCTGTTTGTTTATAGAAAATATGCTTTTTATCAGGCGAAATGACAGCACCAACTTGATCGTGCTCCTCACTGACTAATGCTTTCGATTTATTCGTTTTTAAATCATAAGAATACAAGTTAATATGATAAGTATAATCACCATTATCTGTCATCACGTTTTTTGGTAAACTTGTATTTTTTTGCTCGGTTAAAATCGTATGATCATCTAACCAATCCGTCCCCCGAACACCTTCATATCGATCGATTTTTTCAAGAGCCAATTCATTTGTTACAACTTCTTCATTTCCAGTTAATACGGTAATCTTTTTATGCTTTTTTTCGATTACGATATTGTCATTTTGACTTTGACAACCAGATATCAATAATATTGAACAAACAAGAAATATCACTTTAACCATAATCTTATTGAACACCACATCACTCCCCTACGCCCAGTACTAACTATATGATAAGTTTAGGATGTTTCAATTTTTAACAAATCATGTTTCCAACTTGTAAATTTTTATTTTACGATAGGAAATTTAATGATAAAATTTGATCCGCTACCTTCAATTGATTCGACTTGAATCGTACCGCTTTGCTTTTCAATTAAATCTTTCGTTAATGCAAGTCCTAGCCCAGAACCTCCAAATTGTCGCGAACGATCCTTATTTACAGTAAAAAATGGTTCAAATATTTTATCGACTGCTGCTTTAGAAATTCCAATACCCGTATCAGTTACATTAATAATTAACTGGTTATTTTCTACGATATTTGAAACACTTATTTCACCATTCGGTTTATTATACTTAATTGCGTTGTCTAGTAAGTTCATCATAATTAATGTAAAGCTTTCCTTATCTATTAAAATCGTTGCATGTTCAAAATTTGTATGAATCGCTAATCCAAACTTTGTCATTTTCCCCTTCATTCTTGAACAGATATCTTCTAAAAGAGACTTTATATCGACTGCTTCTTTCTCAATTTCAAAGTCATATTTCTCAAGTTCAGCTAATTTTAAAATTTTTTCTACCATATCGTAAAGGCGAAGTGATTCCTTTCCTATATTACTGATCGCTTCTTCTAATAATTTCGGATCATCTGAATACATGTCTAATAAGTCAATATAAGCCCTTATAACTGTCAGAGGCGTTTTAAATTCATGTGTAATTGAGCCTATAAATTGTTTTTGTTGTTTTTCTAAGATTTTCAGTTTTTCCACTGCAAGTTGAAGATTATCTTTTTCTTGCTTGATTCCTTTTATATTATGCTGAATTTCATTACTCATATAGAAAATGGCTTGGCTTAAATAACCTAATTCATCTTTTCGACTTAAAATTGATCGTTCCGGATAGTTCCCTAATTTAATTTCCTCTGTTACTTTTCTAAGTTTTAAAATACTCATAACGAGCGAATAAAAAAAGAAATATCCAATAATAAAACTAAGAATAGTAGTAACTAAACCAATTTTAATAAAGAGATTAATTGTATTATCATAAAACTTCTGATTATTTATTAATGAATAATCGAATTGAACAACTCCGATTTGTTTATTCGCATTATAAATAGGTGCAAAGTATGATAATGTATCACCTTTTTCCTGATATGCAATTTTACCTTTTAATGCATAGCTCAATGTATCTCCTATATCAGTAGATTCTAATGGAAGAGAATCACCTACGACTTTTCCTGACATATTAAAAATCGTGACATGAAGACTACTAATAATGCCAATCTGTCTAGCGATTTCCCGACCATATTGTTTAAAAAATTCTTGAGGGTTATCTAATGTTTGACTTAAATAAACCTGCTTTACATACACGTTTGCTAGCTTACTTTGCCTAGCCAGTGTTTCTTCCGTTTGTTTTTGCTGATTTTGTTTGATTCCTTGAAGTACTAAAATACTTAATACAATGACAGTTCCTACTAATAATGCGGCTAAAAATAAGCTCGACTTAACTTTTATACTTAATTTCATTTCGTTTCACTAGATATTTTATATCCAACCCCAAAAACAGTTTGAACGATATGTTGGTATGAATTCCCTAGCTTTTTTCGTAAGCGTTGGATATGAATATCGACAGTTCTTGTACCACCGATATACTCAATCCCCCATACTAAATCTAATAATTCATCTCGACTATAAATTCGATCAATATTAGAAATTAATAATACTAGTAAGTCAAATTCCTTAGGGGTTAATTCAATATTTGTGCCATCAATGACAACTTTTCTTTGCGACGGAATGACTTGAAGCTTATTAATTGAAATCGTTTTATTTTCATCAGGAGATGATTGCTTTTTTAATCTTCGAAGTAGTGATCTAGTTCTAGCTATTAATTCTCTAATATCAAATGGTTTTGTTATATAATCGTCTGCTCCAAACTCTAATCCTAAAACACGATCAATAATATCGTCTTTAGCTGTAAGTAAAATAATGCCAAGTCCATTTTTATTACCAATTTGTTTACATAAATCCAAACCATTCATTACAGGCATCATAATATCCGAGATTAGAATATCCGGATTAAAAGTCGAGATTTTTTCTAGTGCTTCTTTTCCATTAAATGCGCTTTCTACATCATATCCTTCTCTACGAAATGCATATGTTAATGGATCTACGATACTTTTTTCATCATCTACAATTAATACTTTCCCTTGCAATTACCTCACCTAAATTCATAATTTATGTTTTTTCTCACTTTTATTGAAATTTTACTTTTGGCTTTTTCTATTTCCTTAGGAAAAATTATAGATGTCTCGTTACCGAATTACTAAACGTTTTTTATTTATATACAAAAAATTTACAACTTGGAAACATCTCATTCTCATTTTTTCATATGTGTTCGGTTCAATTATTAGTTTGGACAATATTCTAGTCCTTTATCTTGTTTCATACATTATGTAATGAATAAAATTGGGAGGGATTTCATGGATCATATTCGAAATATGCAAGAGAAATGTAATAAATATAAATTCTGCCATGTAGTATTTCAAACTGCTGAAAGAGCTTTATTAGAAGGAGTTTTATTAGATCATGACTCAAATAGCGCGAACTTACTCGTCCTAGAGGACCTTGCTGCTCCTAAAATCGCGTTTTTTGAAGTAAGACAAAGCGGTGGTGATACTTTTAGTCCAAGATATCGAAAGTATAAAAAAGTTAATATACCGTTAGCATCAGTTTCAGCAATATACTTATTTCCATATTACTACCCTAGTTATCCGTATGTTTATCAAAGAAATTATCATCCACAATAGTAAAAAGCATCTAGAAAAATAGATGCTTTTTTTTATATTTGATATTAAAAATTTTTATTGCGCTGTAAAAGCAAATATCGATAATGGCTTGATTTCATTATTCTCAATAAAATCTTCTAGCATTTTAACTTCTGACCGAATCAGTCCCGTTAATTTACTTGGCATGGCTTCTACATTACTTAGTTCAACTTCAATATCTGATAATGTTTTATTAATTTCCCAATTACAATCATGTAATTGTGGTGAAAATATTGCTGTCTCATTATTTATGTTCCAGCCGGAGCTTTCACAAATAGTTTTTATATCATTCGGAGTTAAAAGAGTTCGAACATTAGATTCACTATCTTGTTTAAATGATTCGTACTGAGCTTGAATTAAAATCGATAATAAATGTGGGTACTGCTCAATTGAGCTAACTCTTGTGTCCCATTCAGCAAAGCATAGTGTTTTGCCCCATTTTTTAATTTTAGTTAATAATGTCCCAAACTCTTCTTGCGATTTGAAATACCATGAGCAGTGAGACATTACGATATAATCAAATTCATTTTCCGAAAAATCAATAGCTGGTGATAATAAGTCAACTTCAAACTCCATCTTTAATTGATGCCCTAATTTCGAATTCATTAAAAATTCTGCTGAGTCTCCTAATGAAATTGGACTTCCATACGTTTTTGAACCTATATCAACTCCATGAACTAATCCATTTTCCCCGACTACGTATGCTAAAACGGCAGTCGTATCTCCTTGACCACAGCCTATTTCAAGTACTTTACTTCCTTCTTTTATATTCCAAAATTCAACTAATTTAAAACGATGCTCCGTTTGTATTCTTTGTATGTCAGACATCCCATTACCTGATGCCATACAATCAATAACCGATTCAACTGCATTTTTAATCATAAAACTCCTCCTTGGACGATACATGTCATTATTAATTTACTTTTCTACTATTCTTCCGTTTTGTTTCAATCTAATTTGAAGGTTACTTCTCCTACCCCAATATCCATATTAACTTCTAATTTAATTTTAGCATCGTCATATGCTTCATTAACGTAAACTCCATTACCTTTCGAAATTAAATCAATAACGTTTGCTTTTCCAATTCCTTTACTTAATTTAACTTTTACACCAACATTTGAAGGCAATACAACGGTCGTTTTTCCGATTCCCGTTTTAATATTTGTTTCAAAACTGTTCTTCCAGTTTCCTCCTAAGTTGACATTAAGTTCTCCGACACCTGCATTTATATTTAATTTATTTAACTTCAAACCACGCAAATCAAGATTTGTCTTTGACGCACCTGTGTTTACATCTAAATCGAGCGGAATTTTATCCGAAAGCTTCAGATCCCACTCACTCTTTATTTTCCCGATTTTCATTTTTGATAGATGATGTTTAGACTGATCAATTTTTACTTCACCAGTAGAATTTTTAAGTTTGTATGATACATCCGGTTTAAAACTTTTATTATTATATTCTGCCTTTCCCTCTACCCATTTTTTAGTTCCTATAGAAACATTCATTGATCCGGCACCTAAGTCTAAACTTACATCCAAATTCTTTGCTTGATCTTTATGAATTGAAATTGTCTCTTCCTTCACCTTACCATTGTTTACGATTGAGCAACCGGTAACAACAAAGGCCGCAGCAATTATTAATAGTACGGACATAATTAATTTTTTCATTTTTTAACCTCCAATTAAGAACTTCTAACACTCTCATTTTATGGAAATTAAAAAATCTAGATAACATCCTCTAGTATCAATCAGGCTACGGCTTAAGACTGAAAGTAAATAAAGTACAAGTAAGTCACTACTATTTATTAGATTTTTTGACAGGATTCTCCTCTATTCTTCTAAAGATTTTTATATTTTGTCCTGCCCCAAACTTTCATACGTTATCCTGAATGTGAATAAAATGAAATGAATTAATTGTAAAGGAGGAGAATCTATGACAAATTTACCACTAACAACTGATCAAATGATTTCTATTATTCGAAGCGGTCTTAGAAAAACCCAATTCTCCAAAAAAGTAATTATAGTAGGCGCAGGTATGGCCGGATTGACAGCTGCTTCTTTACTAAAAGATGCGGGGCATCAAGTTACAATTATTGAGGCAAATGATCGAATTGGAGGTCGTGCCTATACGTTGCGTTCTCCCTTTAGTAATGGACTATATTTAAACGCAGGACCTTTACGAATCCCCAATATCCATCATTTGACATTAGAATATATTCGAAAGTTTAAATTGCCAGTAAATGAGTTTATTAATGAAACGCCAAACGATATTATTTATGCAAACGGAATAATGACGAATGAAGCTAATTATAAAATTAATCCTGACATTTTAAATTATCCAGTAGCACAAAACGAAAAAAGAAAAACTTCTGATGCTTTATTGAATCAAGCATTGCAGCCATTTATCGATTTTATTAATCAAAATCCATTAACGAATTGGGAACTAGTCGAAAAAAGGTACGGCAATATTTCATTTGGTTCTTTTTTAAATTCCTATTTTTCAATAGGAGCAGTCGACATGATTGGTGTGCTCCTTGATTTCGAAGCATTTATGGGGATGTCCTTTTTAGAGGTATTAAGGGAACAGGTCGCTTTTAATTCAGCAACAAAATTTTATGAAATAACAGGTGGTATGGATCTATTACCAAAAGCATTCCTACCACAATTAAAAGATAATATTCATCTCAACCAAAAGCTGATGAAAATTATTCAAAACGATAAATTTGTAACCATTCAAACGACTGATAATAAAACCTCCAATCAATTCACGCTAAACGCTGATCTTGCCATTATCGCTATTCCATTTTCACTCTTAAGATTTGTAGAAATTGAACCATTCAATTCGGTTTCTTACTATAAACGTAAAGCAATTCGTGAAATTAACTACATGTCTGCAACGAAAATTGGAATAGAGTTTAAAAGTAGATTTTGGGAAAAACATGGTCAATTCGGCGGGAAATCTACAACCGATTTACCTAGTAGACTTGCACTCTATCCTAGTATTGATATTGGCAAATCAGGGCCTGCTGTAGTAAACGCAAGCTACACTTGGGCAGATGAGGCGCTAACGTTAAGTAGTTTAACAGAAGAAGAACGTATTTATTATACTTTACGAGACATGTCTAAAATATGGGGAAACCAAGTTTATTCTGAATTCGTAACGGGAACTTCCTTTAACTGGAGTCAAAATTCATTTTCTGTTGGTGCTTTTACTTTTTTCGAGCCTGGGCAAGAGGAAGAACTCAATTCTTATATAAGTAGTCCTGAAGGTAGACTGCATTTCGCAGGTGAACATGCTTCGCGTTCTCATGCTTGGATTCAAGGTGCCATTGAATCTGGGATCCAAGCAGC from Arthrobacter citreus encodes the following:
- a CDS encoding MFS transporter, whose product is MHKGIYILAIATFVAGTVEFIITGLLSMIAGDLHVSVGAVGQLVSIFSVVFAFGAPVFIAITSKMERKKLLLIALTVFFFGNIVSIVSPNFAVLLIARIILAASCSVVIVVSITTAANIVSSEIRGRAIGVIFMGISSSLVFGVPLGTVIGENFGWRMTFVLVGLLSLLSMLGIYKFLPKVEGQPTIPLIKQVATLKNKSILSIQLISFLQLTGHFTIYTYFTPYLIKTMGLSTNMISIVLLVFGMAGILGGWLGGWSTDKFGGSKTIVFNLGLLAISILTLTFAPSSIISLYIIVIIWGTVSWSISPAVQNSLAKVAKESADIQVGLNNSFSHTGIALGSSLGGILITQYHVTMNALVGGIIVIFALFSAIYSFVQTNKVKASTN
- a CDS encoding winged helix-turn-helix transcriptional regulator gives rise to the protein MSSSAQKYDVFQAIADPTRREVLKLLANNELPISEISSNFPMSRTAIAKHLHILSEAELISGRKVGRERRYKLQPEAFLEIKQWLSYYEQFWANKLSILQHLVENNEDQSIQIVKAKKDHIED
- a CDS encoding SRPBCC domain-containing protein, which gives rise to MGVQNQVEDIKQTLIYNAPIQKVWQVVSTSEGIAAWFMPNDFQPIVGYEFHLQGPFGASPCKVLEIDEPNLVSFSWDVDGWVVSFILKDLGEQTEFTLIHSGWKTADEILPKPNQKSAIVRDNMNGGWTGIVQKLKKVVEN
- a CDS encoding GNAT family N-acetyltransferase, with the protein product MQLSIREMTASYAIEIVNWRYVPPYDFYNIKSGKEELDELLNNQYKVIIDQNENLVGFYCTGQAAHVPKGNEFDVYNEKLIDIGLGVRPDLTGKGFGSQFFKFILGDIEDSTNHSAFRLTVAKFNSRAIRLYENFSFTKENEFHTERAKFITMVRRGNKIS
- a CDS encoding CapA family protein codes for the protein MRSRKVKNTEKRKSNKVIVWIMVLALFGCISVFSYYVYEKIYVEENNLVKSDHKSSVGNAPKPIKKPEIKPPVQKPENHNTTKPQNVETTIKISAAGDFTLGSDVNFQYVNSFPAEANKNGLAYFTKGLNNIFKYDDLSTVNLETTFTNATKRASKTFRFKGKPAYAKILNLSGIEAVNLANNHIHDYLQKGYEDTINTLKKQKIGYFGYDNEYVTTIKGVKVAALGYEGWNDSPDLRVKINNDIQNLRKNGVKIIIIHFHWGIERDYVPNSIQKDLAHYSIDHGANLIVGHHPHVVQGIEEYKGKFIVYSLGNFMFGGNKNPKDKDTFVFQQTFHLTNGVLSNQKEIKVVPFSISSVTSRNNYQPLYLKGSEAQRVKKKIIYLSNKIKGSNWTKYEK
- a CDS encoding HAMP domain-containing histidine kinase, producing MKLSIKVKSSLFLAALLVGTVIVLSILVLQGIKQNQQKQTEETLARQSKLANVYVKQVYLSQTLDNPQEFFKQYGREIARQIGIISSLHVTIFNMSGKVVGDSLPLESTDIGDTLSYALKGKIAYQEKGDTLSYFAPIYNANKQIGVVQFDYSLINNQKFYDNTINLFIKIGLVTTILSFIIGYFFFYSLVMSILKLRKVTEEIKLGNYPERSILSRKDELGYLSQAIFYMSNEIQHNIKGIKQEKDNLQLAVEKLKILEKQQKQFIGSITHEFKTPLTVIRAYIDLLDMYSDDPKLLEEAISNIGKESLRLYDMVEKILKLAELEKYDFEIEKEAVDIKSLLEDICSRMKGKMTKFGLAIHTNFEHATILIDKESFTLIMMNLLDNAIKYNKPNGEISVSNIVENNQLIINVTDTGIGISKAAVDKIFEPFFTVNKDRSRQFGGSGLGLALTKDLIEKQSGTIQVESIEGSGSNFIIKFPIVK
- a CDS encoding response regulator transcription factor — its product is MQGKVLIVDDEKSIVDPLTYAFRREGYDVESAFNGKEALEKISTFNPDILISDIMMPVMNGLDLCKQIGNKNGLGIILLTAKDDIIDRVLGLEFGADDYITKPFDIRELIARTRSLLRRLKKQSSPDENKTISINKLQVIPSQRKVVIDGTNIELTPKEFDLLVLLISNIDRIYSRDELLDLVWGIEYIGGTRTVDIHIQRLRKKLGNSYQHIVQTVFGVGYKISSETK
- a CDS encoding class I SAM-dependent methyltransferase, translated to MIKNAVESVIDCMASGNGMSDIQRIQTEHRFKLVEFWNIKEGSKVLEIGCGQGDTTAVLAYVVGENGLVHGVDIGSKTYGSPISLGDSAEFLMNSKLGHQLKMEFEVDLLSPAIDFSENEFDYIVMSHCSWYFKSQEEFGTLLTKIKKWGKTLCFAEWDTRVSSIEQYPHLLSILIQAQYESFKQDSESNVRTLLTPNDIKTICESSGWNINNETAIFSPQLHDCNWEINKTLSDIEVELSNVEAMPSKLTGLIRSEVKMLEDFIENNEIKPLSIFAFTAQ
- a CDS encoding flavin monoamine oxidase family protein — translated: MISIIRSGLRKTQFSKKVIIVGAGMAGLTAASLLKDAGHQVTIIEANDRIGGRAYTLRSPFSNGLYLNAGPLRIPNIHHLTLEYIRKFKLPVNEFINETPNDIIYANGIMTNEANYKINPDILNYPVAQNEKRKTSDALLNQALQPFIDFINQNPLTNWELVEKRYGNISFGSFLNSYFSIGAVDMIGVLLDFEAFMGMSFLEVLREQVAFNSATKFYEITGGMDLLPKAFLPQLKDNIHLNQKLMKIIQNDKFVTIQTTDNKTSNQFTLNADLAIIAIPFSLLRFVEIEPFNSVSYYKRKAIREINYMSATKIGIEFKSRFWEKHGQFGGKSTTDLPSRLALYPSIDIGKSGPAVVNASYTWADEALTLSSLTEEERIYYTLRDMSKIWGNQVYSEFVTGTSFNWSQNSFSVGAFTFFEPGQEEELNSYISSPEGRLHFAGEHASRSHAWIQGAIESGIQAANEVNNLMT